TGCACCGCTTCATGCGTAGCCAACCCTGCCAGCGCTTTGGCGGCAGATTCGGCAGACGCGGAAATAAACTTTTCCGTTATCCAAGAAGTTAGATTTGTGTTTGTTGTGTTTATCATATATTTAAATTACAACTTTAAAAAAAACCTGTTTTTATTATAATAAATATTAAAGGGGTTGCGCCGCAGACGAGCGCCCGACAAGGGGGACCTATGTTTTTTGATAAGCCTGTAAATGATTTAACTTTCGAGGACGTGGTGGCTTTTTGCCAAAAGCAAATTCCGGAAGGAAAGCAACTTGATTACAAATACCTTCTCCCCAAAAACAAAGAAAAATTTGCCAAAGTTATCGCTTCTTTTGCCAACGCGATGGGCGGTACGGTGATTATCGGCGTTAATGATGATAAAAACGACAAACCCCGCGCGCCCTTTATCGGTATTGCTTATCATGAAAAAATGCGAAATACCATTGAAGACATTATCCAAACTTATATTGATCCCATTGTTTTTGTAGATGTAAATATTTGTGTCAATAAAACGGGGGATCGTATGTTTGTAGTAGTCAACATTCCGCAAAGTAATTTAACCCCCCACCTGGTGGGAAAACTTAAACGCACCTATATCCGCACCGGGCAAAGTAGTCGGCCGGAGGTGATCGCCCACCCCGAAAAATTACCCTGGCTTTTAGACCATCGCAAAAAATCAGAAAACTTACGTCATATTCTTTATGACAAAGCAGAAAGCCATTTTGAAAACTATTTAAAAACTAAAAATGTAAACTCGCAAGGGCTTTCGGTAGCCACGCTTTCACTCATGCCGCATTATCCGGAGGAACCGTTGACTGATTATCGTCAACTTCCGGAATTAATTTACGCATGCAAAAATTGTTCCCCCATTCAACAAAGTATAACCTTACAACCGGTGCAAGACGGTTTGGCCGCCATAGAAGGTGCGCGCGGAGTACATCGTTTGGTAGAGTTTAATTCCTATGGACTCATAATGGATAAATGGAGTGTGGCGGAAACTTTGCAATTTAACGGGCATGATTGCTTAGGGGTTGACTTTGAAAAATTAGCCCAACGAACCGCCGAGTTTTTTCAATGTGCTTTAATTTTCTTAAACAAACTCTCCTTTGGCGGTCCTTTATATTTTAGATTCAAAATGAATAATACGCGCGGTCTGCGCGCTCATTTAGCCAACAATACGGCTACTGTTTTAGAAGATTATATCCGCATGGACGAAGTGTATAACATTACCGAAATTTCGGCCCGTTTACCGGAAATTTTATATAAAACTTTGCAGGCGGCGGCATGGTCTTTGGGATTAAGACTCAGTGAAACAGAAATGCAAACCCTTATCGAACGCATGATCAAAAAATGAAAAAAGGCTTTACAATGATAGAATTGTTGGTCGTAGTATTGGTTATTGCCGTTTTGACGGCAATAGCAGTCCCCTATTATCAAAATGCCGTACAAAGTGCCCGAAACAGCGAGGCGATGATTTGGTGGGGGCAGGTAAAAAGATTTGGTTCTTTTAAATCCATGAATGAAGACCGCGCTCAAAGAATGGAGCGTTCTGCCAATGAACGTTTGAAAAATTTTTCATTACAAATCACCTGTGTAGAAAAAGAGACCGATTCTTCTCAACCTTGCTGGGAGGCTACGTTAACATTGAAAAAGCCCAACCAACCTATTCAATATTTTCTCACCACTCAAAATAACTTTAAAGAAATTCTGTGCGTCCCTTTGAACAATGCCGGAGAAAACTTCTGTCAAATCCAATCCGGACACGAAGAAGGCCCCAATGCCCTATCAGGCGACAAACCTGCCTACATTTTGCATAACTAACCCTTTCGGACACGCGTAAGGAAATACCTATAGAAAAACGGCTTAAATTTGCTATGATGTATATATGCAAAAAACAGTTAAAGTAGGTTCTATCAAAATTTCAAATCAACTCCCGCTGGTCTTTATGGCGGGCACGTGCGTCATAGAAGGTGAAAAACATTATATTGACACCGTCAAAACCCTACAAAAAAATATTGCCAAAACAGGACACCCCTACATTTTAAAAGCATCTTTTGACAAAGCCAACCGCACTTCTTTAAGTGCCTATCGCGGGCCGGGCTTAGCCAAAGGTTTGGATATTTTAGAAAAAGCCAAAAAAATCACTGGCCTGCCCTTAGTAGTAGATGTGCATGAACCATGGCAAGCCGAAGAAGCTGCCAAAGTGGCAGACATGTTGCAAATTCCTGCTTTTTTGTGCCGCCAAACAGATTTAGTGCTTGCTTGTGCCGCTACCGGCAAAGCCGTTAATATCAAAAAAGGCCAGTTTTTAGCACCGGCAGCGATGGAGCAAGTGATTAAAAAAATTGAATCCGAAGGAAACCATAATATTTTGCTGACAGAACGTGGGGCCAGCTTCGGTTATGGAGACCTAATTGTGGATATGCGTTCTTTGGAAATCATGAAACAATTTGGCTATCCTGTGATTTTTGATGCCACCCACTCCGTACAAAAACCCGGTGCCTTAGGTTCTGCCACCGGCGGAAATAGTGCGTTGGCTCCCATTTTGGCCAAAGCAGCCGTAGCCTTAGGCATTGCCGGTGTGTTTTTTGAAGCGCACCCCAACCCCAAAGAGGCTTTGTCTGACGGGCCCAACTCATTAGATATGAAGCAATCTGCCCAAATGGTCAAACAACTTTGTGCCATTGACGAAGTAGTTAAAAAATTTAAATAGGTAAAAACATGGCAAATACTTTTCCCCCCACCATCGGTTGGTATTTAAAAGTATTAGCCATTCTGTTGATGTTTTGTGTGGCGGCATTTTTCGCTTTGTCTTTTGCCTTTAAAAAATTGCCGACGCCTTATCAACCCCACCAGCCTTCGGCTGAAATTACCCCGTGGCTAAGTTAGAGGTATCTATGCAATACAATGAACAAGAGGTTTTGGAAACTGCCGTAAATGTGTTAGAGGTAGAACACAAGGCATTGGAGTTAAGCAAAAAAAGTTTAGATGAAAATTTTTTAAAAGCCGTTAAAGCCTGTGCCGAAACAAAGGGACGCGTCGTTATTTTAGGTATTGGAAAAAGTGGCCTGATCGGTCGGAAAATTGCAGCCACCTTAGCGTCCACCGGCACGCCCTCTTTCTTTGTTCACCCCGTAGAAGCCCTACACGGAGATCTGGGCATGATTATGAGCGGAGACGTAATTTTAGCGCTTTCTTTTTCCGGCCAGACCGAAGAAATTAATCGCATTCTCCCCTCTTTAGCCCGTCGGAAATTAACGATTATTTCCATGACCGGGCACGAAAATTCCAAATTAGCCCAAATGTCGGATATTCATATCAAAATTTATATCGACCATGAGGCCTGCCCCTATAATTTAGCCCCCACCGCTTCTACCACCGCCACGTTGGCCGTAGGCGATGCTTTGGCCGTATGCTTAATGAAGGTGAAACACTTTGAAAAGACCGATTTCGCTATGTTTCACCCCGGTGGTTCTTTGGGAAAACTGCTTACACAACACGTCAAAGACTTAATGAGACAAGGAGATCACAATCCCATCGTTTCTGAAAAAGCCACCGTTAAAGATGCCTTGCTGGTGATGACTAAAAGCAATGCTGCCGGTGCCACTAGCATTGTAGATGAAAACGGAAAACTGTTGGGCTACTTTACCGATGGCGATTTGCGTCGGGAATTACAGAAAGGACAAGACTTTATTAATCAAAATATCACCCAAGTCATGACCCGTAATCCGCATTATATTTTAGATACGGCTCCCGCTATTGAAGCAGCCAAAATGATTCATTCCACTCATGTAGACAATATTCCTGTTTTGGACAAAACCGGTAAAGTGGTGGGTATTATTGATGAAAAGGATTTGATTGAGTTTATTGCTCTATTGGATAAAAAAGCATGAAAAAACTAGCCTTTTTCTTTTTGCTTACACTTTGCTTAACGGCCTGCTCTGCTGATGAAGAAAACACCGCAGGTGAAGATTTGCAACGTGCAGAAAACGTCACGATTTTTGAATCCAAAGACAGTCAACACAAGTGGTTATTGCGGGCTGACGAAGTGGATTTTGATGATTTAAACAGCGCCATTTTGCATAATCCGCATCTTTTGTTGCGTGAAAACGGGCAGGACAGTGCGCAAATCAGCGGTAAACGCGGCACTTTTGACTATACGAAAAAATTAGTCACCATCGAAGGAGATGCATTGGTCAAGTCTTTCACCGAACAGGTGACCCTTGCTACAGAGCGTTTCTTTTATGATGTGGAGAACGACCGTATTTGGTCCGACCAAAAGACAACCGTCACCAGAGCCAGTGCCAAAATTACGGCGCGCGGCGGTATTGAGACAGATTCTAAACTTACTAAAATAGAGTTTAAGAAACAAAGCACTCAACTGCCGGCTGATTTAAAGGAATTTCAAGGGGCACGCCCATGAAAAATTACCGTCTTTTTCTTTTAACCGGTATGGGAGTCTTGTTAAGCGGTTGTTTTTCTCTTAAAAACAAGCAAGAGATTTCTGCCGTCGGTCCTAATATAGCAACACAACAAACACTGATTCAACAAAAAACACAAAAAATAAAGGACAAAAAGGACAATGCCCCTCAATTTCCGGAAGTATTGGGAGGGGTGGTATCCAGCGAACGTTGGATTATTTATAAAGAAAAAGAGGAAGAAGAATTTGAAGGAAATGTCTCTTATGACAACGGCACCTACGTCTTTCGCGCCCAATATGCCCTTTCTCAACGTAAAAAAAGCCTTATTACCGCCAAGCATTCTGTCTATTTGCGTAAAAATGAACCAGAAAATGCCTATTATGAAATTTATGCAGACAAGGCTTCTTTTAACTATTCCACCGGTGCCGGGCAAGCGTCTGCAAACCGCAAAAAAAGAATCAAATTGGTTTATCAAAACTCAAAAGGCGATTTGATGACCGCTTTGGCAGAGCGCGCTGATTTTAATACGAAACAAGAAACTTATGTACTTAGCGGAAATGTCTTTGTCACTTATATTGATAATCTAGGCAAAAAAACAACCTTGCAAGCCGATAAAATTTCCGCCAGAAAAAAGGACAATTATGCCCTTTTGCAAGGAGACGCGGTCATTGAAAATCAAGATTATACTTTGCGCTCTCAAACCATTGAATATGACGGCAATCAAAAAATGGCGTATGCCTATGGAGACCGCCCCCTAGCCAATGGCAAAACGCAAGACGGCACATTTGCTATAATAGCAGACAAGATGTCTGCCGAGACAGACAACCGCAAAATTAAACTTTCCGGTCTGGTAGAAGGCTGGGTCGTGTCTGAACAAATTAATAACTCAAAAGCCAATGAAACTTTTAACGTTTCATTCTAGGATAAATTATGGAACTGCGCAGCAATAGCATTGTAAAAGTATATAAAGACCGCATGGTCGTAAAAGGAGTAGACATTCATGTTAAATCCGGCGAAATTGTGGGATTATTGGGTCCCAACGGTGCCGGTAAAACAACTACCTTTTATATGATGGTGGGTTTTATCCGCCCCACACAAGGACAAGTATTTATTGACAATCAAGACGTCACTGAGCTGCCCATGTATGAACGCGCCAGACACGGGCTGGGATACTTGGCACAAGAGCCGACCATTTTTAAGGGACTAACGGTAGAAGAAAATCTATTGGCGGTGTTGGAACGTATTTTAGACGATAAAAAAGAGCAAAAACGCCGCGTAGATGAATTGTTGACCGAATTCGGTTTAAGCAAACTAGCCAAACAAAAGGCATGGACCCTCTCCGGCGGAGAAAAACGCCGCATGGAAATTGCCCGCTGTATGATCAGCAATCCTAAAATTATTTTATTGGACGAACCTTTCGTCGGAATTGATCCTATCACCGTATCTGATCTGCGCCAAATGATCTTTAAACTCAAAGACAAAGGTATCGGCGTATTGATTACAGATCATAACGTCAGAGAAACCTTGCCTCTTACTGAGCGTGCTTACTTAATTTATGACGGCAAAATCTTGGTAGAAGGGGACCAAAATACCCTTGTTAATGACCCCAATGCCCGTAAATTATATTTAGGTGAAGATTTTAAAATGTAAGGTTATCCATGACGGCCGATTATAAAAATGTTGTTAAAAGCCTGCAAAGCACCTTTGGCAAAGCCTTTTATGATAAAGCGCAGTACATACCCGTAGCAGAAAATATTGCCGCTTTATTTGAGGGTTTTCGTTCGCTTCTCTGCCAATATCAACTCTGCAACACCGGCTTAAACCAACAAGTATTACTTAAAAAATATGCAGCCGAATTGGAACAAGAGATTTTAAACTCGCTGTGTTTGTTTTGCCAACAAAAAGCAGATTGTGCCGCCTGCAGGTTGCAAGCCGCCTGCATTACCAAATCCTTCATTGAGGCTTTGCCCGATATTCAAAATTTACTCATTACCGATATTCGTGCCGCTTACGAGGGAGACCCTGCCGCTGTAGATGAAATAGAAACGCTGCTTTGCTACCCTGGTGTAATGGCTATCACTTATCAACGCATGGCCCACTTTTTATATAAACAAGGGGTTCGCATCATTCCGCGTATTATTACAGAGCATGCCCACAGCCTCACCGGTATAGATATTCACCCCGGTGCCAGCATTGGTCCGTCTTTCTTTATCGATCACGGTACCGGTGTAGTTATTGGGGAAACGTGTGTTATTGGTGCTAATGTAAAACTCTATCAAGGGGTCACTCTCGGTGCCAAAAGTTTTCCGCTAGATGCCAATGGCAACCCCGTCAAAGGCATTAAACGTCACCCCAATTTGGCTAACAACGTAATTATTTATGCAGAAACAACCGTTTTGGGAAATATTACCATCGGTGAAGGTGCGGTCATCGGGGCCAACAAATGGATTACCCATGATATCCCCCCTCACAGCAAGGTCAATTAATTTTAATAAAAAAAAGCGCAACGTTTAGTTGCGCTTTTTTGTTTGTTTATGAAATTAAATATTGCACTCTCCAAACGAAACACTGTTCATGCCGTAAGCATCACAGCCTTGTTTGCCGGTTGCATCTTGGCAGAAAAGTTTTTCTCCGGAGTCGCGATAAGCCTCACAAACCGCTGATTTATCGACGTCTGTTCCGCTTCCGTCACAATATTGTGGAGCCACTTCTCCTAAAAATAAAAATGAAGTACCTGCATGGTCTCCTCTTAGACGAGTAGCACAAACTGCATTGGGATATTGCACCGGAAACATTCTATAGGAAAATTCTTCCGTATCTGCAAAAGAAGAATCTAATTGCCCCTTATCAATAGACCCTTCGGTATAATCGCCTATATTTCTATCATCCATTACGCGCAGCTTAGATTCCGCCATGCGCTTAAGCATCATACTGACTTCGGCAATGCGGGATTTTTCCACCGCTCTTTCATACATGGGTACGGCCATTGTCACCAATATTGTCACAATCATCACCGCTACCAAAATTTCCGGCATTGTAAATCCTTTTTTCATACTATCTCCTAATCTAACCCATATACATTGCAAGATTCTTCGTCTATCTCAGTACAGGTAAATTCCGTACCCGAAAACTCAAATTCCGCCAGATAATTACCCTCATATTTTGTAATGGAAATTCCACAATTTCCCGTTAAAGAGTAAGAAAATCCTCTCCCTTGCACCTTATCATCAGCCACAACAAATCCCGCCGGCATCGTATCGGGACCTACAATATCCAAAGCCGTCATTTTTTTTCGATCATCTCTTAAGTCGGCCCATTCTTCCACTCCAAATTCCGCCACCAAACGCTCACAGGAATCATGTAAATTTTTAGCCATTGCCTGCGCTTTGGAAAAACGCCCCTTTTCTACAATTTTGCGATACTGCGGTAAAGCCACAGAGGCTAAAAGCCCCACAATAATCACCACCGTCAGCATTTCCATTAAAGAAAAACCTTTTTTGTTCATCTTTTTCTCCTTATAGCTGATTCCATGTATTGGCCGCCCACACGGAGCAGGCTTTTGCCCCTTCCGGCCCACAGACAAACTCTTTTCCGTTAAATGAAATGATCGCTTTGTCCTTATAGTCCCCTTTGATAGGTCTGGCAATAATAAGACTGTTTCCATCAGACAAATCAGGAGACATTTCATATTCAAAATTTTCTGTTTGCAATATACCCGTTGCAATGCCAGATTTTGACGGAGCATACGTGCCTTTTATGGTAATATCCAACTTTTCAAACCCGAACCCTTGATTTTTCTCTAAAGCTTTTGGATAGTCAGAAAATCCTCTCTGCCATAAAATTCTTTCCTGAGATTCATAAATAGAACGCAATAATGTCTGCACTTCAGCAATACGCGTGCGCTCTACGGAACGACGATATTTAGGCAAAGCTACTGCCGACAAAATACCGATAATAAATACTACCGCCAACAATTCTACCAGCGTAAAACCCTTTTTCATAACGGTTCCTCTCTACGTGTACTATACTTCCTAACCATTATAACTAAATTTAAATGCTTCCGTCATCTGCTTTATAAAGCCAAATTTGCTATTATATCCAATGGAATGATGAAGTAAATTTTTTAGCATGGAGTATATATGCGCATTCAAGATGACATTCAATTAGATTATTGCGACGTGCTTTTACGTCCCAAACGCTCTGCTTTGGCTTCTCGCTCTCAAGTAGACATTATCCGCAAATACACCTTTAAGTGGTGTCCGAAAGAAATAGAAGCCACCGGCATTGTTTCTGCCAATATGTTTACTACCGGTACCATAGAGATTGCCCAAGAAATGCAAAAACAAAAACTATTTACCGCTTTGCATAAACATTATTCTGCAGAAGAACTGTTAACTTTCTTGAAACAAAACGCAGAGCAAAACCAAAACAATGATTTAATTTTTATCAGCTCCGGCGTATCCGATAATGATTTTGAAAAGTTAAAAACAGTGATGGATAGCGGTTTAGCCAACAATATTTGTATTGATGTGGCCAACGGTTATTCTCCGTATCTGGTCAATTATGTCAAA
Above is a window of Elusimicrobiaceae bacterium DNA encoding:
- a CDS encoding ATP-binding protein — protein: MFFDKPVNDLTFEDVVAFCQKQIPEGKQLDYKYLLPKNKEKFAKVIASFANAMGGTVIIGVNDDKNDKPRAPFIGIAYHEKMRNTIEDIIQTYIDPIVFVDVNICVNKTGDRMFVVVNIPQSNLTPHLVGKLKRTYIRTGQSSRPEVIAHPEKLPWLLDHRKKSENLRHILYDKAESHFENYLKTKNVNSQGLSVATLSLMPHYPEEPLTDYRQLPELIYACKNCSPIQQSITLQPVQDGLAAIEGARGVHRLVEFNSYGLIMDKWSVAETLQFNGHDCLGVDFEKLAQRTAEFFQCALIFLNKLSFGGPLYFRFKMNNTRGLRAHLANNTATVLEDYIRMDEVYNITEISARLPEILYKTLQAAAWSLGLRLSETEMQTLIERMIKK
- a CDS encoding prepilin-type N-terminal cleavage/methylation domain-containing protein; the encoded protein is MKKGFTMIELLVVVLVIAVLTAIAVPYYQNAVQSARNSEAMIWWGQVKRFGSFKSMNEDRAQRMERSANERLKNFSLQITCVEKETDSSQPCWEATLTLKKPNQPIQYFLTTQNNFKEILCVPLNNAGENFCQIQSGHEEGPNALSGDKPAYILHN
- the kdsA gene encoding 3-deoxy-8-phosphooctulonate synthase, which translates into the protein MQKTVKVGSIKISNQLPLVFMAGTCVIEGEKHYIDTVKTLQKNIAKTGHPYILKASFDKANRTSLSAYRGPGLAKGLDILEKAKKITGLPLVVDVHEPWQAEEAAKVADMLQIPAFLCRQTDLVLACAATGKAVNIKKGQFLAPAAMEQVIKKIESEGNHNILLTERGASFGYGDLIVDMRSLEIMKQFGYPVIFDATHSVQKPGALGSATGGNSALAPILAKAAVALGIAGVFFEAHPNPKEALSDGPNSLDMKQSAQMVKQLCAIDEVVKKFK
- a CDS encoding KpsF/GutQ family sugar-phosphate isomerase produces the protein MQYNEQEVLETAVNVLEVEHKALELSKKSLDENFLKAVKACAETKGRVVILGIGKSGLIGRKIAATLASTGTPSFFVHPVEALHGDLGMIMSGDVILALSFSGQTEEINRILPSLARRKLTIISMTGHENSKLAQMSDIHIKIYIDHEACPYNLAPTASTTATLAVGDALAVCLMKVKHFEKTDFAMFHPGGSLGKLLTQHVKDLMRQGDHNPIVSEKATVKDALLVMTKSNAAGATSIVDENGKLLGYFTDGDLRRELQKGQDFINQNITQVMTRNPHYILDTAPAIEAAKMIHSTHVDNIPVLDKTGKVVGIIDEKDLIEFIALLDKKA
- the lptC gene encoding LPS export ABC transporter periplasmic protein LptC; translation: MKKLAFFFLLTLCLTACSADEENTAGEDLQRAENVTIFESKDSQHKWLLRADEVDFDDLNSAILHNPHLLLRENGQDSAQISGKRGTFDYTKKLVTIEGDALVKSFTEQVTLATERFFYDVENDRIWSDQKTTVTRASAKITARGGIETDSKLTKIEFKKQSTQLPADLKEFQGARP
- the lptC gene encoding LPS export ABC transporter periplasmic protein LptC, producing the protein MKNYRLFLLTGMGVLLSGCFSLKNKQEISAVGPNIATQQTLIQQKTQKIKDKKDNAPQFPEVLGGVVSSERWIIYKEKEEEEFEGNVSYDNGTYVFRAQYALSQRKKSLITAKHSVYLRKNEPENAYYEIYADKASFNYSTGAGQASANRKKRIKLVYQNSKGDLMTALAERADFNTKQETYVLSGNVFVTYIDNLGKKTTLQADKISARKKDNYALLQGDAVIENQDYTLRSQTIEYDGNQKMAYAYGDRPLANGKTQDGTFAIIADKMSAETDNRKIKLSGLVEGWVVSEQINNSKANETFNVSF
- the lptB gene encoding LPS export ABC transporter ATP-binding protein, with the protein product MELRSNSIVKVYKDRMVVKGVDIHVKSGEIVGLLGPNGAGKTTTFYMMVGFIRPTQGQVFIDNQDVTELPMYERARHGLGYLAQEPTIFKGLTVEENLLAVLERILDDKKEQKRRVDELLTEFGLSKLAKQKAWTLSGGEKRRMEIARCMISNPKIILLDEPFVGIDPITVSDLRQMIFKLKDKGIGVLITDHNVRETLPLTERAYLIYDGKILVEGDQNTLVNDPNARKLYLGEDFKM
- a CDS encoding prepilin-type N-terminal cleavage/methylation domain-containing protein; the protein is MKKGFTMPEILVAVMIVTILVTMAVPMYERAVEKSRIAEVSMMLKRMAESKLRVMDDRNIGDYTEGSIDKGQLDSSFADTEEFSYRMFPVQYPNAVCATRLRGDHAGTSFLFLGEVAPQYCDGSGTDVDKSAVCEAYRDSGEKLFCQDATGKQGCDAYGMNSVSFGECNI
- a CDS encoding prepilin-type N-terminal cleavage/methylation domain-containing protein, with translation MNKKGFSLMEMLTVVIIVGLLASVALPQYRKIVEKGRFSKAQAMAKNLHDSCERLVAEFGVEEWADLRDDRKKMTALDIVGPDTMPAGFVVADDKVQGRGFSYSLTGNCGISITKYEGNYLAEFEFSGTEFTCTEIDEESCNVYGLD
- a CDS encoding prepilin-type N-terminal cleavage/methylation domain-containing protein translates to MKKGFTLVELLAVVFIIGILSAVALPKYRRSVERTRIAEVQTLLRSIYESQERILWQRGFSDYPKALEKNQGFGFEKLDITIKGTYAPSKSGIATGILQTENFEYEMSPDLSDGNSLIIARPIKGDYKDKAIISFNGKEFVCGPEGAKACSVWAANTWNQL